In Bradyrhizobium paxllaeri, the genomic stretch CATCGAGATGAAGGGCCGTTCGCTGGTGATCGGTGCCACCGCCAAGCACGCGGCCGTCGCGACCTCAGCCGTTGTCGGCGAAGCCATCCCGGCGCTCGCCGAGCTCGCCGGCGGAATCGGCGATCCCGCGGTGCGCCACAAGGGCACGATCGGCGGCTCGCTTGCCAACAACGACCCGACCGCGGATTATCCCGCGGCCGTGCTCGCGCTCGGCGCCACCATCGTCACCAACAAGCGCCGCCTCAAGGCGGAGGAATTCTTCCAGGGCCTGTTCACGACTGCGCTTGAGAGCGACGAGATCATCACCAAGGTGATGTTCCCGCTGCCGAAGAAGGCGGCCTATATCAAGTTTCGCAACCAGGCCTCGCGTTATGCATTGGTGGGCGTGTTCGTCGCCAAGCGTCCGTCGGACGTGCGCGTCGCGGTGACTGGTGCGGGTTCGGACGGCGTGTTCCGCGCCACCGCGTTCGAGGAAGCCTTGAAGAAGCGCTTCTCGCACAAGGTGCTCGACGGCGTTTCGGCTTCGGCCGACGGGCTGAACAGCGACCTGCACGGCAGCGCCGAATATCGCGCGCACCTGATCGGCGTGTTGACGCGCCGTGCCGTCGAAGCGGCGACGGCGAAGTAAGTTTTGCCGATTTCCGGCTTACCAAGATTGGCTATCCCATGACTGCATCGGCGCTGCCCAAATCCGTCGATGGGATGCTCGAGCTCCTGACCTCGCGCGGCTATCTGGCCGAGCGGTCGCTGGCGACGGTGACCTATCTGTCGCTGCGGATGGGCCGGCCGCTGTTCCTCGAAGGCGAGGCCGGCGTCGGCAAGACCGAGATCGCAAAGGTGCTGTCGGCGGCGCTCGGGCGCAAGCTGATCCGCCTGCAATGCTACGAAGGCCTCGACGTTGCCTCCGCCGTCTACGAGTGGAGCAGCGCGGCACAGATGATCGCGATCCGCCTCGCCGAAGCCGCCGGCGATACCGATCGCGAGCAATTGTCCTCGGACATCTTTGCCGAGCGCTTCCTGATCAAGCGCCCGCTATTGCAGGCGCTGGAGCCTGATGTTGCCGGTGCGCCGGTGCTGCTGATCGACGAGCTCGACCGCGCCGACGAGGCGTTCGAGGCTTACTTGCTGGAAATCCTCAGCGACTTCCAGGTCACGATCCCCGAATTCGGCACCATCAAGGCGCCGCAGCCGCCGATCGTCATCATCACCTCGAACCGCACCCGCGAGATCCACGACGCGCTGAAGCGCCGCTGTCTCTATCATTGGGTGGACTATCCCGATGCCGAGCGCGAGCTTGCGATCGTCAAGTCGCGGGTACCAGGCATTTCCGCCAAGCTCTCGCAGCAGGTCGTGAGTTTCGTGCAGGCGCTGCGCGACCAGGATTTCTACAAGTCGCCAGGTGTCGCCGAGACCATCGACTGGGCCACCGCGCTGACCGAACTGGACGCCCGCTCGCTGACGCCGCAACTGGTCGGCGACACGCTGGGCGCGCTGCTCAAGTATCAGGACGACATCGCGCGGATGCAGGGCGACACGCTGCAAAAGGTTTTGAAGGAAGCGACGAGCGAGGGTTAGTTTCGCGCCTTGCCCGTCATTCCGGGGCGCACGCAGTGCGAACCCGGAATCCCGAGATTGTAGCGCGAGATTCCGGGTTCACGCTTCGCGTGCCCCGGAATGACGAGGCCGCAAGACCATGACCACCATCGACCACCTCAATCCTCCCACCGGCCACATGGCCGACAACGTCATCGGCTTCGCCCGCGCGCTGCGCGCGGCCGGCATCCCGGTCGGCCCCGGCGCCGTCATCGACGCGCTCAACGCGTTGCAGATGATCGAGATTGGCCACCGCGGCGATGTCTACACCACGCTGGAAGCGATCTTCGTCAAGCGGCACGAGCATGCGCTGATCTTTGCCCAAGCCTTCGACCTGTTCTTCCGCGCCGCCGAGGACTGGAAGCACATGCTGGATTCGGTGCCGCTGCCGGACCACGCCAAGAAGAAGCCGCCGGCGGCCTCGCGCCGGGTGCAGGAGGCGCTGGCTCAGCCTTCGATGCGCGACGAGGCCGAGCAGGTGCAGGAACAGGAGCTGCGGCTGTCCGTCTCCGACAAGGAGATCCTGCAGAAAAAAGACTTTGCGCAGATGAGCGCGGCCGAGATCGCCGAGGTCACCCGCGCCATCGCCAACATGAAGCTGCCGCAGGCGGAATTGCGCACCCGCCGCTACCAGCCCGATGCAAAAGGCCTGCGGCTCGACATGCGCCGCACCTTGCGCAGCAGCCTTCGCACTGGCGGCGAGATCATCGACATCCGAAAGCTCGGCCGCATCGAGAAGCCGGCGCCGATCGTGGCGCTCCTGGATATATCAGGGTCGATGAGCGAATATACCCGCCTGTTCCTGCACTTCCTCCACGCCATCACCGACGCCCGCAAGCGCGTCTCCGTGTTCCTGTTCGGCACGCGGCTCACCAATGTGACGCGGGCCTTGCGGGCCAAGGATCCCGACGAGGCCTTGGCGAGTTGTTCGTCCTCGGTCGAGGACTGGGCCGGCGGCACCCGCATCGCAACCTCGCTGCACTCCTTCAACAAATTGTGGGGCCGCCGCGTGCTCGGGCAGGGCGCCATCGTGCTCCTGATATCAGACGGGCTGGAGCGCGAGGCGGACGCCAAGCTCGCCTTCGAGATGGACCGGCTGCACCGCTCCTGCCGCCGCCTGATCTGGCTCAATCCCTTGCTGCGCTACAGCGGGTTCGAGGCCAAGGCGCAGGGCATCAAAATGATGCTGCCCCACGTTGACGAATTCCGCCCGGTGCATAACTTGACGTCGATGGAAGGGCTGATCGAGGCGCTCTCGGCGCCGCCGCCGCCCCACCACATCAGCCGCATCCGATCGGCAGCCTGAAGGAGGGTTTTCCATGCTCAACCGCGACGAAGACATTCTGCAGGCCGCCGAGAACTGGCAGAAGGCCGGCCACGGCGTGGCGCTGGCGACCGTGGTCGAGACCTGGGGCTCCGCCCCGCGGCCGGCCGGCTCCAGCCTCGTCATCAACGATGACGGCACGTTTCTGGGTTCGGTCTCCGGCGGCTGCGTCGAGGGCGCCGTCGTCACCGAGGCGCTGGATGTGATCGCCAGCGGCAAGCCAAAAATGCTGGAATTCGGCGTCGCCGACGAGACCGCCTGGAATGTCGGCCTGTCCTGCGGCGGCACCATCCGCGTCTTCGTCGAGAAGGTAGGCCAGTCGTGAAGCTGGAAACCCTCACACAGGTCAACGCCGAGCGTGCCGCGCGCCGCCCGGTCATCGTCGTCACTGACGTCGCCAATGGCGACCAGCGGCTGGTGAAGGCCAAGGATATCGCGACCGATCCGATCAGCGCCGAGCTTTCAAAGCAGCTCCGCATGGGCAAGAGCGGCATGATCGAGTCCGGCGGCAAAAAACTGTTCCTCAACGTCCACGCGCCGACCGCGCGGCTCGTGATCGTCGGCGCGGTCCATATCAGCCAGGCGCTGGCACCGCTGGCCCGTTCGCTGGATTACGACGTGACGGTGGTCGATCCGCGCACGGCGTTTGCCAGCCCCGAGCGCTTTCCCGACGTGCCGTTGATCGCGGAGTGGCCCGACGTGGCGCTGCCGCCGCTTAATGTCGATCACTACACGGCCTTCGTCGCCGTCACGCATGATCCCAAGATCGACGATCCGGCGCTGCTGCATGCGTTCGAGCGCGACTGTTTCTATATCGGCGCGCTCGGCTCGCGAAAGACCCATGCCAAGCGCGCCGAGCGGCTGAAGGCGCAGGGTGCGTCGGATGCCGACATCGCGCGTATCCACGCGCCGATCGGGCTTTCCATCGGCGCGGTGTCGCCCTCGGAGATCGCGGTCGCGATCATGGCCGAGATCACCGCCGAGCTGCGGCTGCCGAAAGAAACCGCGAAGGTCCAGGCAGCATGAAGTTCGGTCCCGCCAGTCCGGCCGACGCGATTGGCGGCGTCACCGTGCATACGCTCCGCCAGGGTTCGCTGGTGCTCAAGAAGGGCACCACAATCGGCCCCGCCGAAGTCGAGGCGCTCAACAAGGCCGGCGTCAAGGAAATCGTCGTGGTCCGGCTGGAAGCGGGTGACGTCTCCGAAGACGAAGCCGCCGCCAGCATCGCGCAGGCGGTCGCGGGCGAGGGCGTCAATGT encodes the following:
- a CDS encoding vWA domain-containing protein → MTTIDHLNPPTGHMADNVIGFARALRAAGIPVGPGAVIDALNALQMIEIGHRGDVYTTLEAIFVKRHEHALIFAQAFDLFFRAAEDWKHMLDSVPLPDHAKKKPPAASRRVQEALAQPSMRDEAEQVQEQELRLSVSDKEILQKKDFAQMSAAEIAEVTRAIANMKLPQAELRTRRYQPDAKGLRLDMRRTLRSSLRTGGEIIDIRKLGRIEKPAPIVALLDISGSMSEYTRLFLHFLHAITDARKRVSVFLFGTRLTNVTRALRAKDPDEALASCSSSVEDWAGGTRIATSLHSFNKLWGRRVLGQGAIVLLISDGLEREADAKLAFEMDRLHRSCRRLIWLNPLLRYSGFEAKAQGIKMMLPHVDEFRPVHNLTSMEGLIEALSAPPPPHHISRIRSAA
- a CDS encoding XdhC family protein; the encoded protein is MKLETLTQVNAERAARRPVIVVTDVANGDQRLVKAKDIATDPISAELSKQLRMGKSGMIESGGKKLFLNVHAPTARLVIVGAVHISQALAPLARSLDYDVTVVDPRTAFASPERFPDVPLIAEWPDVALPPLNVDHYTAFVAVTHDPKIDDPALLHAFERDCFYIGALGSRKTHAKRAERLKAQGASDADIARIHAPIGLSIGAVSPSEIAVAIMAEITAELRLPKETAKVQAA
- a CDS encoding FAD binding domain-containing protein, with protein sequence MYEFKYHRPATVRQAANLLVKNEDAKVIAGGHTLVPVMKQRLASPPHLVDLSHIEGLDTIEMKGRSLVIGATAKHAAVATSAVVGEAIPALAELAGGIGDPAVRHKGTIGGSLANNDPTADYPAAVLALGATIVTNKRRLKAEEFFQGLFTTALESDEIITKVMFPLPKKAAYIKFRNQASRYALVGVFVAKRPSDVRVAVTGAGSDGVFRATAFEEALKKRFSHKVLDGVSASADGLNSDLHGSAEYRAHLIGVLTRRAVEAATAK
- a CDS encoding AAA family ATPase; its protein translation is MTASALPKSVDGMLELLTSRGYLAERSLATVTYLSLRMGRPLFLEGEAGVGKTEIAKVLSAALGRKLIRLQCYEGLDVASAVYEWSSAAQMIAIRLAEAAGDTDREQLSSDIFAERFLIKRPLLQALEPDVAGAPVLLIDELDRADEAFEAYLLEILSDFQVTIPEFGTIKAPQPPIVIITSNRTREIHDALKRRCLYHWVDYPDAERELAIVKSRVPGISAKLSQQVVSFVQALRDQDFYKSPGVAETIDWATALTELDARSLTPQLVGDTLGALLKYQDDIARMQGDTLQKVLKEATSEG
- a CDS encoding XdhC family protein; protein product: MLNRDEDILQAAENWQKAGHGVALATVVETWGSAPRPAGSSLVINDDGTFLGSVSGGCVEGAVVTEALDVIASGKPKMLEFGVADETAWNVGLSCGGTIRVFVEKVGQS